Proteins co-encoded in one Ziziphus jujuba cultivar Dongzao chromosome 9, ASM3175591v1 genomic window:
- the LOC107426738 gene encoding auxin-induced in root cultures protein 12, with the protein MNNGYSAQIPHTPSNFTVIHYIIPFPCISKIQLFFSHSHSKISLSLSLSLSLSSMASISLSFSILGISLWLSVLISPAYSLDCTSQKFTNKKIYANCSDLPVLSSYLHWTYNATNSSLSVAFVAHPPNPDSWVGWGINPTGTGMPGAQALVAVKQSEGSFVVKTYNLSSYKSIMPANLSFDVWDKSAEYANGTVTIFASVKVPKDAEKLNYIWQVGPGVNKTNGFLIVHDFKPANLASKATLSLVANTSTTDGNNSTSSGNNTTNGNSGSGGISRFGDAKTFGLYLGLLFVLVNLLTF; encoded by the coding sequence ATGAATAACGGATACAGTGCTCAGATTCCCCACACACCCTCCAATTTCACTGTTATCCATTATATAATCCCTTTCCCTTGCATTTCTAAAATCCAGCTCTTTTTCTCTCATTCTCACTctaaaatctctctctctctctctctctctctctctctctcttcaatgGCGTCCATTTCTTTATCGTTTTCGATCCTAGGGATCTCGTTATGGTTGTCTGTGTTAATCTCACCGGCCTACTCGCTCGACTGTACGTCACAGAAATTCACAAACAAGAAAATCTACGCCAACTGCTCCGACCTCCCAGTGCTCAGCTCCTACCTTCACTGGACCTACAATGCCACCAATTCCTCGCTCTCCGTCGCCTTCGTTGCTCATCCTCCAAACCCCGATTCATGGGTGGGGTGGGGCATCAACCCGACCGGAACCGGAATGCCCGGAGCCCAAGCCTTGGTCGCCGTGAAACAATCGGAAGGCTCATTCGTCGTCAAGACCTACAATCTGAGCTCCTACAAATCGATCATGCCGGCGAATCTTTCGTTCGACGTGTGGGACAAGAGCGCCGAGTACGCTAACGGAACCGTCACGATATTCGCCTCCGTTAAGGTGCCGAAGGATGCTGAGAAGTTGAATTATATTTGGCAGGTGGGTCCCGGTGTCAATAAGACTAACGGTTTTCTGATCGTTCACGATTTTAAGCCCGCTAATCTCGCCTCAAAAGCGACCTTGAGCTTGGTCGCTAATACTAGTACTACCGATGGTAATAATAGTACAAGCTCaggtaataatacaacaaatgGAAACAGCGGCAGTGGAGGTATTTCCAGATTTGGAGATGCCAAGACCTTTGGTTTGTATCTTGGTTTGCTTTTTGTCCTTGTTAATCTCctcactttttaa